One Pectinophora gossypiella chromosome 10, ilPecGoss1.1, whole genome shotgun sequence genomic window, TTTAGTGCCAAGTATGGCTGTAAGTTGCCATCTGAGGACCTGTGGTTTTGCGTACACTGTACAGCTCATGGATTTGAACACAGGGGtatttgtatgggatatttgcAGGGGACTTTGTATGTATTCTGGAAAGAAACGATCTCACCTATTACCACAGTCTTCTCCCGTCTATGCGTTCCCGTAGAGGCGATGCAGCGCAGTTTCATTCGCTGCCTCACTGGCGCCCTCAGTCCTATAGTGGACACCAGTAGCCCCTGCGGCGCTGGCTTGGCCCCGTATGCAATCAGCCATGACCGGTCTGTCACCTGAAACGTTAATGATTTTTTAAGGATAAGTAATCCGTAAAGTGGCAGGCAGCGGCTGGAGGAGAAAATTCGAGGACGGAGCTCAGTGGTGTGCCATAGCAGatgcctatgtccagcagtaaAAGAGCTTAAgcttttgatgatgatgaagtaagtatagacatattatttttataaaatctatCTCTCTTAGTCATAAGTCTTTTTAACGAAAGAATTGTTTGCTATGCTTTTATCATTAAGTATTCGTATAGGTATGTGAATGAGTAAGTTACCTATATCGGGTGGTAACAGGATCATTCCGGGACGAGAGCCGGAGTTGTAACAATGCAAGCCGTGCCGGGTGCCTATAGActtgaatattataaaaaatccaCTATATACATTTCTGGTAAGTATCAATTTTGAACCGCTGTTTGTCAAAACGTGGCAGTAGACAAATCAAGTCGACGAATTACTCTGTGCATACGAGTAGTAAGCTAAATTCACAAATTTTTCTTCACCTTTTGCCCGTCAATAAGCCACTGCAGGTCGGGAGCAGGGAAAGCTCTGGCGGAGGTGCAATTGACATCGAGGGAGTCGCCCAGCTCGTAACGACGCTCGTGGCCTGAGATGCGAGGACCCTCGCGGGGCAGGTctgtaagtaatttatatttttattgtttaccattattaaaacataatataagttcacgattatattcctattggggtagtcagaggtatccatccatcgcaagatgaactaattacccccaccgagctttctgttacactaaCCATGCACTGTTAGACTGACCATTCATATAGACGGTCGAGTTTTTAAATGTTGGTAATCATTAAATGTCGTttatattgataagtttgttgaCTAAATGCAATGTCCAAAATTGCCACCAAAGCCAGAGGTTTGGGTTCGTATCCCCGTCCAGCCAATGTTTATCCTCTAACGTGCAGGGGAGTAGCGAGGTGTAGTATTTTTCGTATAAGTAAATACATCTTTCTATCGTTGAGAGTATTTTACAAAGTAAACAAAAGGTCCACCTGTCCAATGATACCTACACCGCCTCCCAAGGTTGAATACTGAAATTCGGGCATAGGCAGCGAAATCAGGAAAAACATTGGGTTACGGGCTACAAAAGCTATTTTTACAGAACAGATTTTAAAATCTTGTAAGCCGGTCATTTATCTTACAACAAAAGACCCAAGAGAGAATTACGAGTAGGAAGTACTTAGAGCGgcattttaaaagttatactggcagtaagtatatattttgatctcatagtaagtaggtactcactCGGAGACTAGTATTTTGAccattgttttgtattttatcaCCATCTCTATGTTGATAAACTGCAACATGGAACGCGTTCAGTCAGCTTAGCTTAGCATCTCGGGCATGCCGTAAAATAAAAGCCGGCTAAGCATGCATGTTGCCTCGCCAGCATAATATGCACGATTGACTACATTATGATCAACAGTCTGGTAACTTATTATCATAATAGTcttggtaagtacttacattaatatattttttcattgccTTTATTTCTTAGGTTACTTACGAATATCACGATTAGGTACGTGTTGTCTTCTTGGCCCACCCAATTAGGGATTTTGAACGTGTGTTTAATGTGTTTACAACCCATATAAGTATGTACAGAGAGccatacaaaaaacaaaaaaaagggaaataaataattaatttgatatggatgttagtgacaccgtaacaaatactgaggggggatgattcataccatgattctgagtttatatcaagtggaatttcctgtcgcaaaattcatgaaaattttagtgcttttttaaattaatttccgtTACAAATTGCGATGGaattttccacttgataactacactcagaataatggtctgaatcattcctcaaagttttcgttacgatgtcgctaacatcctgtatagccgTGAGAAAAAGATGCCCCCTAGACACCTATACATCATTCACCGGGAAAAGATGGATGAGGCCTATGTACTTACAGTACACCTCCATGAGTCCTTCGGCTTGTGCTGAGTGGAAAGAAGGCGCCTCTTCAGACACCTCGCAGCGGTAGACACCTCGCGACCGCAGCGTCAGATCTCGCAAGTGAACGCGACGAGCACTTGACTTCTCCAACTGAGGATGGCATATCACAATAGTTATTGACACTCAAGGGTTGGCGGGATGAAAAGATAAATTGGTTAGAAGTATTATATTACGTAAACAGGTATAATCGGTAGCAGGATGATGAATAAAGAATGAAACCTCATCTCCACTAGGCAGCATTTGTCGATCTACATggtgtcagaaatcagaatcatttattcaacgtaattataatggaaaaacttgttgaaggtcaatgtaacatttttgaatttaagtcatttcgcaaggtgttatggctgaggaatgTTTAATGGTACACAATTATTACCAATTCGTTACATTATGTTCGTCAGGATTTTGAACTGTGTACGTTCTAAAATTACGtacataaaaatgta contains:
- the LOC126370285 gene encoding uncharacterized protein LOC126370285, which translates into the protein MIRAVIFCFLVLGFLKVAICLRIVGISVPSLKQRGESATLTCDYSLEGGRLYSVKWYRDNEEFYRYMPRLRPPQHHHTLDGVKVDLEKSSARRVHLRDLTLRSRGVYRCEVSEEAPSFHSAQAEGLMEVYYLPREGPRISGHERRYELGDSLDVNCTSARAFPAPDLQWLIDGQKVTDRSWLIAYGAKPAPQGLLVSTIGLRAPVRQRMKLRCIASTGTHRREKTVVIEANTSCRHKPLNLIIVVILILTSTKYISVKIT